In Callithrix jacchus isolate 240 chromosome 18, calJac240_pri, whole genome shotgun sequence, one DNA window encodes the following:
- the HAX1 gene encoding HCLS1-associated protein X-1 isoform X1 produces MSLFDLFRGFFGFPGPRSHRDPFFGGMTRDEDDEEEEEEGGAWGRGNPRFDSPQPPEEFGFSFSPGGGIRLHDNFGFDDLVRDFNSIFSHMGAWTLPSHLPANTCHLSAELPGPESETPGERLREGQTLRDSMLKYPDSHQPRIFGGVLESDARSESPKPTPYWGFQRPFHRFDDIWPVDPHPRTREDNDLDAQVAQEGLGSVLQPQPKSYFKSISVTKITKPDGVVEERRTVVDSEGRTETTVTRHEADSSPRGDPESPRLPALDDAFSILDLFLGRWFRSR; encoded by the exons ATGAGCCTCTTTGATCTCTTCCGGGGCTTTTTCGGCTTTCCTGGACCTCGGAG CCACAGAGATCCCTTTTTTGGAGGGATGACTCgagatgaagatgatgaggaggaagaggaagaaggaggcgCATGGGGCCGTGGGAACCCCAGGTTCGATAGTCCTCAGCCCCCTGAGGAATTTGGCTtcagcttcagcccaggaggaggGATACGTTTACATGATAACTTCGGCTTTGATGACCTAGTACGAGATTTCAATAGCATCTTCAGCCATATGGGGGCCTGGACCTTGCCTTCTCATCTTCCTG CAAACACCTGCCACCTTTCTGCAGAACTTCCAGGTCCTGAGTCAGAGACACCTGGTGAGAGACTGCGGGAGGGACAAACACTTCGGGACTCAATGCTTAAGTATCCAGATAGTCACCAGCCCAGGATCTTTGGGGGGGTCTTGGAGAGTGATGCAAGAAGTGAATCCCCCAAACCAACACCATACTGGGGCTTCCAGAGACCATTTCATAGG TTTGATGACATATGGCCTGTGGACCCTCATCCTAGAACCAGAGAGGACAATG ATCTTGATGCCCAGGTTGCCCAGGAGGGTCTTGGCTCGGTTCTACAGCCCCAGCCCAAATCCTATTTCAAGAGCATCTCTGTGACCAAGATCACTAAGCCAGATGGG GTAGTGGAGGAGCGCAGGACGGTGGTAGACAGTGAGGGCCGGACAGAGACCACAGTAACCCGACATGAAGCAGATAGCAGTCCTAGGGGTG ATCCAGAATCACCAAGACTTCCAGCCCTGGATGATGCCTTCTCCATCCTGGACTTATTCCTAGGACGTTGGTTCAGGTCCCGGTAG
- the HAX1 gene encoding HCLS1-associated protein X-1 isoform X2: MSLFDLFRGFFGFPGPRSHRDPFFGGMTRDEDDEEEEEEGGAWGRGNPRFDSPQPPEEFGFSFSPGGGIRLHDNFGFDDLVRDFNSIFSHMGAWTLPSHLPELPGPESETPGERLREGQTLRDSMLKYPDSHQPRIFGGVLESDARSESPKPTPYWGFQRPFHRFDDIWPVDPHPRTREDNDLDAQVAQEGLGSVLQPQPKSYFKSISVTKITKPDGVVEERRTVVDSEGRTETTVTRHEADSSPRGDPESPRLPALDDAFSILDLFLGRWFRSR, from the exons ATGAGCCTCTTTGATCTCTTCCGGGGCTTTTTCGGCTTTCCTGGACCTCGGAG CCACAGAGATCCCTTTTTTGGAGGGATGACTCgagatgaagatgatgaggaggaagaggaagaaggaggcgCATGGGGCCGTGGGAACCCCAGGTTCGATAGTCCTCAGCCCCCTGAGGAATTTGGCTtcagcttcagcccaggaggaggGATACGTTTACATGATAACTTCGGCTTTGATGACCTAGTACGAGATTTCAATAGCATCTTCAGCCATATGGGGGCCTGGACCTTGCCTTCTCATCTTCCTG AACTTCCAGGTCCTGAGTCAGAGACACCTGGTGAGAGACTGCGGGAGGGACAAACACTTCGGGACTCAATGCTTAAGTATCCAGATAGTCACCAGCCCAGGATCTTTGGGGGGGTCTTGGAGAGTGATGCAAGAAGTGAATCCCCCAAACCAACACCATACTGGGGCTTCCAGAGACCATTTCATAGG TTTGATGACATATGGCCTGTGGACCCTCATCCTAGAACCAGAGAGGACAATG ATCTTGATGCCCAGGTTGCCCAGGAGGGTCTTGGCTCGGTTCTACAGCCCCAGCCCAAATCCTATTTCAAGAGCATCTCTGTGACCAAGATCACTAAGCCAGATGGG GTAGTGGAGGAGCGCAGGACGGTGGTAGACAGTGAGGGCCGGACAGAGACCACAGTAACCCGACATGAAGCAGATAGCAGTCCTAGGGGTG ATCCAGAATCACCAAGACTTCCAGCCCTGGATGATGCCTTCTCCATCCTGGACTTATTCCTAGGACGTTGGTTCAGGTCCCGGTAG